From Coffea arabica cultivar ET-39 chromosome 2e, Coffea Arabica ET-39 HiFi, whole genome shotgun sequence, the proteins below share one genomic window:
- the LOC113732364 gene encoding uncharacterized protein: MPKKKKPSHLNRPEKAHQASKGKSKDFLDWEENSNYSASSIESKLLFYKKDDFAQVQIAKPKSIRIPDKKPDICVVPESNVLGKVKDFLGVISEANQRLQFDAKNNAEKYDIEVLHGNESEYIEMDLMLGVADLHTPEALAAAESAMAGSQPTISLAASVSSDDDDHHESKNNEEVASDGSDDEERMFKATGENSCSDPWRMQPSNKRPKIVELS, translated from the exons ATGCCCAAAAAGAAGAAACCATCCCACCTGAATCGTCCTGAAAAAGCCCATCAAGCTTCTAAAG GGAAGAGCAAAGATTTTTTGGACTGGGAGGAGAACAGCAATTACTCTGCCTCATCTATAGAGTCAAAACTTTTGTTTTACAAAAAAGATGACTTTGCGCAGGTGCAAATTGCAAAACCAAAAAGCATTCGAATTCCCGATAAGAAACCCGATATATGCGTTGTTCCTGAAAGTAATGTTCTTGGAAAAGTGAAGGACTTTTTGGGAGTCATATCAGAAGCAAATCAAAGGCTACAATTTGATGCAAAGAACAACGCTGAAAAATATGATATTGAAGTGCTTCATGGTAATGAATCAGAATACATTGAAATGGATTTGATGTTGGGAGTTGCTGATCTTCATACCCCTGAGGCTCTTGCTGCTGCTGAGTCTGCTATGGCTGGTTCCCAGCCAACCATCTCCTTGGCTGCTAGTGTTAGTAGTGATGATGATGACCACCATGAAAGTAAAAATAATGAGGAAGTTGCTAGTGATGgcagtgatgatgaagaaaggaTGTTTAAGGCTACTGGTGAAAATTCCTGTAGTGATCCGTGGAGGATGCAACCATCCAATAAGCGACCAAAAATTGTTGAGCTCTCATAA